From the genome of Rhinoderma darwinii isolate aRhiDar2 chromosome 2 unlocalized genomic scaffold, aRhiDar2.hap1 SUPER_2_unloc_44, whole genome shotgun sequence:
acggccgcggaccttcGGGATTGCTCACCCctagacggctgcagccatggacttgtgagcgctggcACGCATCTCCTCccaaggagacgccagcgctcagatccgctccgctgtgtcccgtagggtgcgcacacacgctcgcgcccggccttaaagggccagtgtgcacacatgtaaattattattaattagcccatgatcaccctggactttaagaagggccctgccctttcaccccttgccttagcgttgtttgtattcatcggttagtcttgcaaattgtcccgtagtcgtatcctgttccctgtgttccggtGCCCTGCTACCCGTATCCTGTAACCCGTGTTGTTCTTCTTGTGCCATCTCTAGAGTGGAGTCGCGTTGTGCATCACCTGCTGCCAAAGGTCCCGTCTGTGCAAAGCCTTTACtagtgtctggactatcacaggtgccTTCTGCTTGGACTATatttattgacttggtacactgtagtgtggccagctgctatcccgctacagtgGTGGGaatcagtgggtccacatactcccaGATCGCGACATCCAACATGTATTGGGGTACGTACGATCGATCAATTATCACAGTCCTACAGAGAAGATCAGAGGGGAGGAGCTTATCACAACCCTCCAGGGAAAACCAGAGGGGACGAGCCTGTCACAGCACTACAGAATAGACAACAGGGGAGGAGCTTATCACAGCACTGCAGAGAAGACCAGAAGGGAGGAGCTTATTACAACACTACAGAGAAGACCAGAGGGGAGGAGCTTATCACAGCACTACATAGATGACCAGAGGGGAGGAGTTTATCACAGCCCTACAGAGAAAACCATAGGGGAGGAGCTTATCACAGCCCTACAGAGAAGACCAGAGGGGAGGAGCTTATCACAGCACTGCAGAGAAGACCAGAGGGGAGGAGCTTATAACAACACTACAGAGAAGACCAGAGGGGAGGAGCTTATCACAGCCCTACAGAGAAAACCATGGGGGAGGAGCTTATCACAGCCCTACAGAGGAGACCAGAGGGGAGGAGCTTATCACACAGCACTACAGAGAAGACCAGAGGCGAGGAGCTTATTACAGCCCTATAGTGAAAACCAGAGGGGAGGAGCTTATCACACAGCACTACAGAGAAGACCAGAGGGGAAGAGCTTATTACAGCACTGCAGAGAAGACCAGAGGGGAAGAGCTTATCACAGCGCTGCAGAGAAAACCAAAAGGGAGGAGCTTATCACAGCACTGCAGAGAAGACCAGAGGGGAAGAGCTTATCACAGCACTGCAGAGAAGACCAGAGGGGAGGAGCTTATCACAGAACTACAGAGAAAGCCAGATTGGAGTAGCCTGTCACAGCACTACAGAGAAGACCAGAGGGGAGGAGCTTATCACAGCCCTACAGAGAAGACCAGAGGGGAGGAGCTTATCACAGCCCTACAGAGAAGACCAGAGGGGAGGATCTTATCACAGCCCTACAGAGACGACCAGAGGGGAGGATCTTATCACAGCCCTACAGAGATGACCAGGACCATGCTAGATGTTACTGAGGGAGGGAAACCCTTAATGTttgaatatgtgtgtgtgtatctattgtgtttttgtatatatgtagtgtgtgtatatgatgTATGTATCTCTAtagaatgtatgtatatatttggtgtgtgtgtgtgtgtgtgtgtgtgtgtgtgtgtgtgtgtgtgtgtgtgtgtgtgtgtgtgtgtgtctgtgtgtgtgtgtgtgtgtgtgtgtgtatatatatatataatgtgtgtatgtttATATTGCAAGGCAAAAGGTCGGAGGATGTGCTGGGCTTTTCTATTGGTTTGGACGATGTAGCAGGTgccctcaatgttgggggatgggccATAAGGTAAAGAACCCCTATAATAAACATTCTTAGAGTGGGGGGCATCTGTCTGTTATTGAGGGTGATAGGGGCGAGGTCTTGATATTTCTTTATATTGTGACAATTAAATGTATAGGGGACATTATCTCTTGTCGTCTTTAGGATTGCTTCTTTCTCTCTGTAATCCTATAGGTGACCAATTGGATCTCTTGGGGGTTGCGTAGTTTTGTGTGCGTTATCAACCACTATAGTCTCCGTGTTTCCCTGTAGATGGTTTGTATTCTGGAGCCACAGATTCCTTTATTCTGAGGTTTTTGCTGCCTCCGCTATCGTCCTGGTCCTCCTGGTAGTCATACATTGAATTTCGGTGGTTTCGGCAAGTATAACGGGCTGTGGCATCTGAGTTTTGGTAGTTGCCGGGTGACTATTTTCTAACACTTCTTCGCTGAAACCTATTTGGTGGACATCCTGTTTCGTGTCTTACAGGTGCTAGAAGTGGTAAAGCTTTAGTGGGTGCCCTCCAGAGGTGGAGTGAGAGGTGGGTGAGGGGTTATATAAGACCATGCCTTCCTCGTCACACTCTTTTCCTTCTGCGGCTTCATCTCTGGATTGTGTAGGATTCTTTTTTTGATGGCATTTTTTAGTAGGGTTTCGTAGTGTGCGCAGTTTTCTGGATAAATCTGTATAATgtcctgttacgttttttttgtgctgattttgacatggaaaccttaTTGAAATCGgcgacaaaaaacgtctgaaatcgtcccgcatttatttcaatgggaagcagaggcgtttttttatcCGGGCGAGTTTTGGCCGCTCGTggcaaaaaagcggcatgtcctttcttttcgtggtgtccacctctgacctcccattgaactcaatctgcctttatttttcatttaaatttttttttttttaaggaagcgATTTGtcaaaaaaaacaggaattcttgtgatttttattttattttcctacGGCTTTCGACTGTCAGGGTAAATActgtgatattttaatagtttggacttttacgcatGTGGCGATGCCTATTTATAGTAacaggttttatttatttttttaaaacgcaaGATTTTTTATTTCATGTAAATTGTTACAAATTTTAACCAagtctatattcacacgacaagtcacagaacaatgaagttccaTAACTTTATTTAAACGGTCATTATTTTAACGGCCCATAAatacaggccgtcaaaaaattgagAATGTTCTATTTTTTGGGTTATTTTCACAGCCCGACGGACCCCTtgaactcaatggatcagtttttagtggaaattttttaataaatcatATGTGATCACAAAGAAATACGTGGATGTGGATACAATTGACAGCGCTAGCGAGGCAAGGGAAACATCAGTTTTCCTCCTCGTCATTCAGTGCTTATTTTGTGATGcaggcatgatgacatcattgcGTCATTTCACTAGCGCAGGCCTGGTCCGAAGAGACCGAGCCTGAATAACCAGAGAAAAGAACAGAGCGGGAAGCAGGAAATGGgacatgtggcgctatctacggggggctgtgtgtggcattatctgcaggtggGATATGTATATTCGACTGAAGGTTTGTGTGGGGGTGTCAACCGAGACTCGTCAGTCACTTATCCAAATCCATAAGTTATattgatatatcggagagaagtaagggaCATGCTCGTATACCCAAGAATCCCCCTCTGCTTTAGTGATCGCATGTAGTTACAATAATATCTCACAAAAAGGGGAGTAGGCTTGAGCTCAGCCAATGACGTACATTGGGGAGTTGTTCGAGCTGAGCCAATCATGATCAAGAAATGCTTCTTATGGGAGCTCACATGTAAGACGAAAGCTTCTCACGAGAAATAATGAGTAAGATTAGATTTCCCATGACAACCTTTAGCTGCAAGGCCACCACGTACATTCTCCAGCAGACTCCGATAAGAAATGATAAACATAGCTAAGAATGTTAACCATATGAGCGTCCAGACAATCCCAGCATAAATGTCATTTTACAcagaaacagatgattcttcaaaatataaaatgaattATTCATACAAAATGGAGTTACATAAACATATTTTGCGCACTTTCATAacactacagtgggcactgtggcactatgtgggcactatcttctTGGGTATTGTGcctctatctatgtgggcactatctacagctggcactggggcactatgtgggcactatctacagctttCACTGTAGCAATATctttgtgggcactatctatgtggtcactatctacagggggggcattgtggcacttttcttctttttttttttttaaaggccagGAAATACTTATGGCTAATGGATGACAAACGGCCGTTAAACAGTCAGATGGCTGGGAAATGGATGAaagtttggagacactgatgcaaaacgcccatgaaaaactgacagtgcaTCAGTTCTTAATGGtcggttttttttggggggggagggggcgggGTTTCCTCTTGTGCAAATATAGGCTGACTGTTTCTTGTTTTTTACAGTCTCCCTATGGGGCTTGAATAAGTGATCATTTTGCagtttattgtgttatttactgGCTCCTTTTAAGCCCTACCTCTGGCAGGGCTTGATAGGAGCAGAAAGTTGACAGACCTAAGACCGAAGTACTCCTCAGGCTTCCATGAAAACTATCGGCACCCTACGATCTATCATACTATATTAGGGTagtctatgtgtggcactattttaggGGGGtaccatgtgtggcactattttaggggatactatgtggggcaccatctgccGCCTCATTCTCTTGCCGCTACATCATGCTCGCACCTTATATTTTTGCCGCCACTTCACATTCTTCTGTTAAACggaaaaatttatatttacaaAAATGTGTTGCTTGtactaatgtttttgttttttgcattgCTAAACGTCATCACTCACACATCATTTTTACTCTTGATAAACTTAATAACAACCAACGAGCTGACAATGATACGTCACAGTGATTATTGGGTCAGAGCTTTATTTCCTTGCCTCTTCTTTTCTTGCAGTCACAAGACCATGAACAGGAAAACATCATACTGGGCCATTTACTATATTTTAGGGGAAACTTTTGAAACCTCTCGACAGTTATTACTAGAGTGAAACAATAAAGAATACTTGTACTGATGTCTCGCCCCTTCATAAACACGCCACAGTGGAGTGCTGCCGTACTGATTACATTCTAATAGGTGATGGTGACGATGATGAGGCCCCACAAGCTCTACTGAGAAGATCCCTCCACATGTAGTGTCAGCGTTCAGTGATCGGCCTGTATGGGACGGTGCAGCCTTGACTTTGCTTGGACTTCCAGTAAGGTCATGAAGTAGAATGTCCAGCTTGTCCTTCATGGAAGCAGTGAACGTCTCTTCCAGCTTTACTCTGCTCGGTTTTTCTGACCTTCCTTGTAATCTCCTTGGACTTTTTGCTGTTCTGCTTGTTATCTACCTTCTTACATGGATCAGTAATTTGCTCTTATTAACTAACATAATTTTCTCTCCAGAACTGAACACACCCATGTATTTTTTCCTTGGGAACTTGTCACTGGTGGACATTTGCTTCTCCACGTCCACAGTCCCACAACTACTTAGCGGCCTCTATCATGGACGGTCGAGCATTTCCTTCTTGGGTTGCTTCCTTCAGATGTACTTCTTTGTGTCAATGGCCATCACTGAAGACTTTCTCTTGTCGGTCATGGCATTGGACCGCTACTTGGCTGTATGTAACCCCCTGCGCTACACGTCTATAATGAATAGGACAGTGTGTTCCATCCTGCTCGCTGCCTGCTGGGTCACAGCATCTCTACATTCATTTCTACACACTTTCACCATCTCAAAACTGACCTACTGTGAAGACAAGTTAATCCACCATTTCTTCTGTGATATGACGTCTCTGATCAAACTTTCCTGCTCAGACACGACTCTTCCCGAGGTCCTAATCTACTCTGAAGGGACTGTGGTCATTATAATTCCATTCCTCCTTATCATGGTCTCATACTTACTAATTGCTCAGGCGATAGTAAAGCTGAAGACTTCTGCCGGCCGGAGGAAAGCCTTCTTCTCCTGTTCTTCGCACCTTACCGTTGTTTGCCTTTTCTATGGCacaatcatttttatttatttccggCCTCCTTCTAATTACTCTCTCAGCTATGATCGGCTGGTTAGCCTGGTATACACCGTGATAACACCAATGCTCAACCCTTTTATCTACAGCTTACGAAACCAAGAAGTCAAGGATACACTAAAGAAATTTATAAGGAGGAGCTGACCCGCTGGCACCATGGAAGGACTATTCAAAGTCAAGTAATTCATGGCTAAGTCCTTCATGCATCACCCCATTCACATCCTCTTCTGTGTATATTATGACCGTGAGAACTGATATCACCttcctgatagagagaaggggctgtaaAATATCTCCTGTAGCTTCTCCTTTATAGCAGTCGTTCAGCAAGTAGGAACGAGTCAACTAAACTTCTACAAAGCTGTGACGTCTGGAAGGGCTCCACAGGGACTGCTCGGAGTCGGTATTCCAGCCTAGCTTGGTCACATGGAATGTATTGCGTTATATAATCATCCCACAGACAAGGTGAGATTGGAATCAAATATAACAAGAGCTGTCAGACGAGGGTCTCCTCTCAGAGGTGTATGTAGGACACGGCACGGCATCGCAGACTGGTGACACGGTGGTCGTTcttactggcaatatcccttcctGACTGATGAAAAGTCTCACTCTGTTGTGAACGGTCAAATATTAGGATCAAGTGGAAGTTAAAGAGGAAGCGAATGACAACATTGATTAGTCAGGAATGACAGTCACTAGAAGAAGCTCAGATCTCTAAAAGAAAAATCTTCCTCTACTAAATGGTTGAAAATGaaattaaatggtcactaacgtcTCAACAAGTTTACATAAACGAATcgaacaagcgaatataagaaactttacaTAAACTAATAGAAAAGAACGAGACTGTGATCCAGCGCTTGTGCATAAATAAAAGGAATcagagttccaattttattgtataTAAATTTAAAACTATGAATCAAAAGTGCAGAAGAGTGTATCACAATTATAtttcgcctacgcgtttcagacacgtgCAGTGTCCTTCATCATGGCATATGTAGATGTTCACGTCTGACCCGGTCTTTATATTCGGTTTGTATGTATTAAGTCTCTGACACACCCGTGTCTACCGGAACTGGGAGGCACAAAGTAAAagcaccaaatgtatatagtaattgtaatgacaaggtagggagacagacaggtgagccctaatctacccgccactcagtccctgcctacttgcaatgacccgtcctaagcgacggggtacaactgtgtgacggtccctacgctcagtaagtgcaagacagacaaaacagacaggggtacacagaagctcgggaaatggggcagctgcccacggagacaccgtgagcaacaagagtggtgaacgagctgagtcaaaccaggagtgagcgaggtacaaaacgctgagcaggagagtggtcagaaagccaaggtcaataacaagcagaggatcagtagtacaagcagcagcagcagagccaggaaacaagcatagcagaatcacaggcaaaggaggaacaggaaaggcaggtataaatagacagagggcgggagctagctccttctggccaggctgtgataggctctcccactcctaagcctgccatcctgagtggtggaagatggagtcagtctcacagacatagaagcaggtgcagactgattgcccacgggcgtcgacacagaagctgtgcctggcaaatcctttacagtaattCAATGTTATATATTTGAGTTTACCaaagaagtaaaatatatatttcattcTAAAAATATGTGTAAATGTGTCAGATTATATGTTTTGTTATTTATCTAATTGAGAAGATTCAATACGAGTGCGGAATATAAACATAGCGGGAGACGGTACAAGGAAATATAACAATAAAGTGTTGCATTACAAAGACAACGAATTTGATGAATTTGATCATTAAACATGAAGAAATAAAATTATCAGAACTACAACTGGACATTTCCAAATCCAAAGAAGAACTTGCCA
Proteins encoded in this window:
- the LOC142677667 gene encoding olfactory receptor 1F1-like; protein product: MSSLSFMEAVNVSSSFTLLGFSDLPCNLLGLFAVLLVIYLLTWISNLLLLTNIIFSPELNTPMYFFLGNLSLVDICFSTSTVPQLLSGLYHGRSSISFLGCFLQMYFFVSMAITEDFLLSVMALDRYLAVCNPLRYTSIMNRTVCSILLAACWVTASLHSFLHTFTISKLTYCEDKLIHHFFCDMTSLIKLSCSDTTLPEVLIYSEGTVVIIIPFLLIMVSYLLIAQAIVKLKTSAGRRKAFFSCSSHLTVVCLFYGTIIFIYFRPPSNYSLSYDRLVSLVYTVITPMLNPFIYSLRNQEVKDTLKKFIRRS